A window of Magallana gigas chromosome 8, xbMagGiga1.1, whole genome shotgun sequence genomic DNA:
attcatatctttaaaatatgtttgtcaTTGCAGGATACATAGCTCAATCTATAAAGCTTTATCTTTTGTTGCTTATCTCCTTTATTACTCCTATACTGCATTTTGTAAGCTTTTAGTCAAGTTATTTTTTACgataattttttcatgcttttgaaataaataattttccatCAGCCTGGCTTTTCGAATGAAAGAACCatttttaaagtagttttttAATCGATGTTTGTCTTAAAACCTGAAAACATCTACTTGTAATATATGTAGCAGCAGCAAACAACCTGTTAATCTAAAGAGGATTTACAATCGGGGATAACTTTGCTAGAAAATGAGAAAATATTACCAATTCAACCGAAGACATGTGGAATTAAGGGATTTTTTCGTTAAGAGCATTTACTACTTTATCCTTGTTTCCCTTCAGATTCAGGCCTAAAGTTAAAAGGAAGTATCACCTGGAAggttttttaaaagagaaaaacaaagaaaaaaaaaacaaacaaacaaaaaaactgctttaatttacaattttatattctgcTTTACTGTTCTCACATAGATGAAGACATAGAGTGAATAATGATTGTACATGTCATTGGTAAAGGAACAATAAAATCAGATTTTATTCATAATGACATTAACACAATCAAATAGACCATTTATGAAGAGATTGTATACAGTTTAAACATGATATAAAGTTACAAATTCAAGTAATGCGCTTTTCATAGAATTTAACGTTCTATACACACAAACAACTAATGTCCCTTTGATCTGCAATATGTCGAATACACGTagaggtttaataaaaaaaataaaattgtaatatgctaccttaaaaaatgtataaagacaatttatcaaacattaattttttgcaataattgttttacaaattatttttcacgataaattgatgaaaaataagAATGATCACGCAGGGTTTATATAAACCGTTACTCTTTAGCCAAAGGCAATAGAATAATTTTTAACCGGTCTTAAGAAAAAGCTTCACAATAGTTTCAATATCCCCAAAAAAAGCGTGATTTTACAACCATAGGATGGTCCTAGGACAAGGCAAGTGATGCCCCAAACTGAGTACAAAGTTATGGCTACTCCTAAATTTAGGAGAGCTTCAAGAAACAGACTTAAGACAAAGACTATCCTTTGACCTACTTTGGACACACCATAGTCCTAAGATAGCCCTATGAACATTCATGTACCTGCAGGTTGGATTATTTTAACAGTCGTATTAAGCTAAGTCTGACACAGAACTATAATTATACTTTTGTTGTCATTTTGCTCCTGCCtctgatattttcattattatggCTGATGTTATGAATATGtcgctttctttttttctttccatcGATTTTTTGTCGTTGACCACAATCTAAGATAACCACGAACGCCATCACAGCTACTATTACAGACACACCGACACATCCAATTCCGGTGGAAGAAACTCGCCCATCAGAGGCACTGATACGCTTTATAATTTCCGCTAAAACAACAAGCACAAAAATAAGATAAAGAGTAAtgaaaaaacactttaaaaatattctcatATATTGTGATagtatatagataaaaatatgacagtTTTCAAATAGGCAATTTAGCAAGAGTTATTTCTTTTCGGCGGTTATTTTGTGGGACAAACTTGAGATTCCTTATCCAACGAATCTTGCCTAGCCATCCTGGGCATTTTAACGCAAATAGTACTTTTAGACATAGTTTAAGAGCttccattactttgtttttcttacgctctttattgtttatttcctttgTATATTCCTGCAATACTTTTTTGAAATTGGTTTTTTAAAGAAGACAATTAATAAGATGCCGCCTTAAAAAATAACTCATTGGGAAAAACCACTATATATTGATGACTGTGACATATACAAACCGATGCACCTCTAGACTGTAGACTTTAAAGTTTTTccacatttttcttaaattttacattCAAAATTCCTTTTATGATGGCAGTTTTTGGTTGAGTTTTACATTCACACAATTTACCATTATTAGAACACTAAGCATATaatcataaaatatgtaaactCACTAGTTGTTTCCGATTTGTCAATCTGTAGAGCATTTCTGATGTACGCATCACTCGTAGAGTTTTTCTCTGTGTACCAGCGAAAACCTACGGGAGAGATTGAATACAACATTATAATGGATGAAAACAAAGGTAAACGTTTTCAATCTATCAGGCTCATTCGTTAAATATCAAACACAGTTAAAGTTtaagtgagaaaaaaaaaatattttccctgGCTGTTTTGTCACAAAATTGCCATTGGCCGCTAATCTATGCTATTGTTACAGTACATGTTTTTATCGAAGAATCTGACTTTAAATTTCAAGGAGTAAATATGTTAAAATGCGTTATAAAAACGTATTTTGCAGTTCCACACACTTGATTGACACTGTAGATGAGATATATACCAAGCTTGCTTCTGGTGCAAATTCCAGCCATGGATCCGGATGTGTCACAGGAATGAAAGGAGTATAAATCGTTATATAAGACCGATTTCTGACCGAACTGTAAACACGAGTCTTCTGGCGGGTCACTAGTAACATTAAGGACATCGACCGGAAAATCGTCTCCATTCACATTACGGTACTGACCGTCAATGAAGTGAACACCCAGCCAAGCTGATCTTATGCCCATATAtgttctagaaaaaaaattgtaaaactatAAGTTTAGCATTTTTGAGTGTCATGCTATACACCTTACAAAAAAGATTAAGCATTACATCATCCCAATGattatatttaataacaaaataattatcaaattggaagaaataaataatcatttgagagagagagagagagagagagagagagagagagagagagagagagagaaaagagggGGGCAACATATTGATTTTACTGTCAATCTTTCATACTGAGTATTTATGATAAGCAAGGAAAATTAGCATTTAAATCAAGatataaagttttgttttaaatgtgatacaacaaaaaatataatatatgcaatataaaataattaacacaaatgaaatatatatatattattttcaaaatgtgccCCCATTATAAACCATAGGTATATCTGCATGCACCTATGATCCTATGCATAATGATTCTAACTTGACGGTAAGGCCAAATGTATCTCTTCATACAATGTACTACATTGTATTATGTACAAGCACCGTGGAAAAAATTAGTTTGCTTTGATGCATTGACGCGCATTTTGTTAATCAATAACAGTAGTATTGTAATTCAGGCCTAAGAAAGATAAAACGGTAAAAAACAAACTGGACTCTTTTGATTCGAAGATTGTCCTAATAGACTCAtgcataattttgttcttaCTATCTTAAAGCCGGTTTCTGGAACCGAGAACACTTTTATACATGCAATTCTTATAGAAAAGTAAAATGCATTCTGACATTAGACTGgataattttatatgaaaattattatgGTCAACGCATTAGCCCCAATCacacaataaaataattatagaaatagaTAATATATCAAATAGTTATTTATATATCAGTGCAgtttaaatgataataaactTACTGAAAGCCAAGAAAAGCGTTTTTTAGAAATTCGAATTCCTTCAAACTTGCCACAGAGGCCAGAACACCATCCTGTTCTTTGCATTGAGCGTTTGCGCCATGAAAAGTCCAATTTGCTTTTTGTGAAATAAACCAGAAACAATCAGTCCTGCATCTCCATTCGCAGTTTGTAAAGCACAGAGCtgtaattcaaaaaaaatatataatgttctATTTATTTCTATCAACCAAATCATTCACACAATCGATCATAGATAGAAGAAATATGTCCATGCTTCTCAGAAAAAAACCATATCCtgattactgtaaattccttatattacgggagtacttaattccgcgatcccgctggtttctaccaaattgcgagaatataaaaccgcgaacgttgaacttttctccttatttcttatagttttcaactctcagaaaataatggcgagattttaaaatccgcgaaggatgcttctcgcgattttacgcggatattaattcctcgcgtttaattaggaatttacagtataactGAGCAGACAAGTTGAATTGTGTAAAAATATGCTAGCAAGGTTATGTAAAGAATatgaaccaaaatgaaaaataatatcttttgCATAATGTAATTCCGATgttaattaaactttttttaacgCAAGATTAATATGGCAACCCAATATGTTGTATATTGATATATGTACCATCCCTATAGCAGAGAAACCCATCAAAAGTCTCGGAACACTCTTTATCTTGCAGTTTAAATGGCTCTCCAACTGAATATCCTGGTGGTTCGGCATTGATCACCACACAGTTTTGATCTCTATCGCCATTCGGCTGACGTGGATTCCAAGGGAGATTATCGACTGGGGTCCCATCAAATGACGTCCAGACGCCTTCCTGAACCAAATCATTGACTCCAATTATGATTTCACTCCTTAAGGTAATCAGATTTGTAATACTAGATAAGTATTATGTTTTGAAAGCACATGCTTATCGAAGTAATGCAgttatatgaaaaatgaaacatGTTTCTTTAATCTTAAGTGtttgtatgatttattttaattaacataCAGTCCAATAAAAGTTAACCCTTCGACTAGCTTCacaattaattctttttttttaatattgaagttttgaattaaatgatataacaagtGTCCAATGGGTCACATCGCTCATCCAAACATTAgttccttttatcattttatatgttttgtaaGTATTTTACCAATATATttgtatgttaaaatttaaacaccTCTTGGGACTCTAGTATTAGTCAAGGGGTTACAATTTGaacaatttataatttacaTGATCTTAGGATGCTTGCattgtatttttacaaattgaagCTTTGCAGTTTttaagaagatgatttttaaacatttccctatatatttctgttAAGCTCTCATGGGGCctcagtattggtccggggtcACGAATTTATAATCATACATTATCAGAGGATGCTTTCatagtaatatcacaaattggagatttttcaactttttcccTATACATTTTAATGTTAAGCTTTGAACCCCTCTTTGGATCACAATATTGGTCCGGGGTCAGGGTTTTATTAATTTAGAATATCCATTATCTGAGtaatgcttgcatagtaatatcacaaattTGGGCATTGTGGTTCatgagaggaagattttaaaacatatttcctatatatttctttgttaaacgTTGAACCCCTCTTTGGGCTAAAGTATTGGTCCGGGTTTAGTTTTAACAATTTCTATATTGTTTCAATATTAATCTACATcatttgaggatgcttgcatagtaatctcaaaaattgaagcattgtagttcttgagaggatttttaaatattttccttaaaaagttctgttttgaaatttgaactCATCTTGGGGGCTCAGTATTAATGCGTGGGTcacaatttcaacaatttagaatctacattatctttggttgcttgcatagtaatctcacaaattgaagctttgttgttcttgagaagaggaatctaaaacattttccacattaatttttctgttaaactttgaacccctctttgGGCCCAAATATTGGGCCGGcggtcacgattttaacaacttataattttattttaataacaagACACCTTATTTTCACTCTTATGCAATCAGTTCCCACTTAAAAAGGGAtttgccctttattttagcaATCTAGATTCCCCTTTCCATAaagatgctttgtaccaagtttgttAAATTTGGCATTGCAATTCTTGAGAAGAAATCAGagatgtgaaaagtttacatacAGGTGGATGGACGGATAGACAAACGAacgacggacaacaggtgatcagaaaagctcacttgaaacGTCGGTTCAGGGGAGCTAAATTGATTTTAGAAATATGTtcgtgatttttttcatattaaacaaaTCGAAAGATTTAAGGAAGCCcctaatattgaaaatataaaatcaccaaaagcaaaaaaaataccaaatcaTAGAAATTTGATCTTGAGTCTAAGACTGCAACAACCTGGTATCTAGTATACTTTATGTTGTTGTGTTAAGTATAATGAAAGAGAAAATATAATGATatgcattaaaacaaattaccgGGAAGTATTTCAACCCAAAACTTAAAACATTGTGTACGTACATATAGTATCATCAATACATTGCTTTTTATGGCGTTTATTTCAGTTGATTAAAAGCAACTCGtgcaatattttaatattttcaaagataaagctttcaagtttttttttcaaatatcaaaatctagTTGTAAGACCTAGTAAATGATTTCCAcaagtttttgttttcataaaatatgtttattattttcagattttattttcattaaatcaatgctATTGTTATATGTTAAGATACTCAGATATAGAAACAGAAATCATTTTGTCAGTTCACATGGATATTTGAagaaaattcaaacaaacaaattaattctATAGCATATAGAGTAGTTTACAAATTTGTTGAATATATTCACAATTACAACAAAATAGTTGTTTAATGTACaatcattactttaaaaaaatccgacatcctttttcattaaaaatgattaacaattttatgtaattttggtACAGTACAgtatacatgtttttctacagatgtattaatattttctgagcatttaaaaaaacaccTTGTACCTAACCGTAGGTAGAAAGTCTCGCCAAAAATTGAACTGAAATTCATCAACAAAGGGGGCTAGTTGTCCGCCTGACATCTTACAAATTGCTTCGGCTTCAAAGGTTGAATTGCTGGTTTCTTGAAGATATTCGTAGCAATGAGATCTATATTTTCCGTCACGAGAAGAGGTCCATTGTATGCATTCCAACGAATAGACACCTTTAATCATAGTAACATGTAACTCACATATTGTAAATAATCAAATGATTAAGATCAAATTGAAGAAGCAGTTGCGAACAATTACATGTGTTCAAGTGTCtgaaatatgtttaattaaattgaatattacGTCACCTCGCCATTCAAGATATTGCGTTTACATGGCCATAAAAAGACTTATGTACGAAAGCCGAATAGagccacataaaaaaaatatttttatctcgtaattacgagaaaagatctcgttattacgagttaattatctcgttattacgagaaaagatctcgttataacgagaaaagatctcgttattttgagataattatctcgttattttgagataattatctcgttattacaagaaaagatcttgttattacgagataattttctcgttattacgagaaaagatctcgttattacgagttaattttctcgttattacgagataattatctCAAAATAACGAgatcgttattacgagaaaagatctatataaaatggtgcgtttctgaaaagaatttGACTGGATCACCTTTTCAGTCTATCTTTTTCATTACAGGaacgttgattcaattttgattaaaattttaaaaataacaacgatcattattcattaacttccacatatcaaaatgatctgatttgacaatttattttatatgaataaaaggaaagaacttaatgttattttactattcaacttatatatattataatcccactccgaagtaaataccaggtagccctatagtcgtaaaaacacaattctattaattacagataactttaatGACTATAATAGTTTCAGGCATGGATATggaatttgtgttttatatgttcataaacAACCTACATGTacgaaatattgaaaataattgattaaatatattaacattttggagtctgaaaacaaattcCACGTATCCTTTTTCATTATTGATAAAtagttcaatgaatttattaatcaatctgctttgctacttcttctgaaatttctttaaaactgtttagtccgattttatatctaattatgcgtacgcttttaaacgatgataATGCTTAGTATGTGTATATCAATAGACATTGCATacactttacataaaaagaatagaatgatgaaacgcgccattttaaatagatcttttctcgtaataacgagataattaactcgtaataacgagatcttttctcgtaattacgagaaagttatttcgtaataacgagataataaactcgtaataacgagatattttctcgtaattacgagatcctTTCTCGTAATATCGAGATAAtgaactcgtaataacgagatcttttctcgtaattacgagatattttctcgtaataacgagataattatctcgtaataacgagataatgaactcgtaataacgagattttttctcgtaataacgagataattaactcgttataacgagataattaactcgtaattacgagattaaaatattttttaaagtgaccctattcgtctttcgtactTATGACAATAAAACACGGTTTTTATGAAGCTATCAgcgtatttatatacatgtatttaggtaaaatgtaattatacattctttttacttataaagattcagttgTCGAATGCCAAGtaaagtttattaaattttgacGATTTTATAACCCCTGATCTTGATAATTTTCACATTATTCACTGGTTTCGTGTGTTATGTAATGGATAAATAACTCGATAGTGTtgaataatttagaaaaaaacatcCCCTACTCGGGCCGTAGGCCCGATTAGGGGATGTTTTTttctaaactattcaacactatcGAGTTATTTATCTTACTGAAAAAAATTCCCCAATTGATCCTCAAAGGACCCATTCATATATCCAACTGTGCTGTTATACAAATGCATCTAGTTATTTAGacatgtaacccccccccccccccgaattaggattttcatgattttgggaattaggttgtttttttttttgcttgtcaagatttctgaggattagtctagccccccactttcaatttgctttcgaCGCCACTGCTGAGCAGAGATAGATTTAGATAATGAACTTTTTAACGCAAAGTATAGAGGTCCACAGTTCGAGGAAAAACACGGATACcgtttgaattatattttatacttGCATGTATGGATGGCAAGATTTTGTGCTATAATTTTGGATTTATGTTGGGAATACACGtttcaatattttgtcatttttatttgttttatgcacGTCACTTTTGGATATTTGAATATCCAACTGACGGGAGgttggatattaaaaaaatatccaactgcccatcagttggatatttatatatctaacAACTGCTGATTGAATagtgaaaatgaaagttgacTAAATACAAAGGGTGACGTCATAGACGTTTTGTAAACGTTGATCATAAGTGGAtcgttacatgtattttagttaCTTTGTAAGCACGAACTATGCAGATTTGAACTGACCAAAGACTTTCATTTAGTTGACAACCTTTTGACACATTGGAGAATTGTTCTGTGTTTCAGATgattattcaaaatgaaaacgTGGTGATAATGAACAGTGTTCAAAGTCAAAAGTCTAGAGGAataatacaaaacaggagcagcgCAAATACGGACTTCCAAAAAATTTAGAGGTAGGATAAGGTGTCATGGAGGATTGAGCATCATCTGCtcaccggtcacacccgccgtgtgctctctGTCGTAATAGGGAAAAACGGAAAAAAATTCGATAATAAGCTGATTTTTTATGGtttaacaataagtatgaaaaagtcagtcagcatgcgacccagtggatgATCATATTTCCTGACGAATGCAcgtatatcatatcatatcatatcatatcatatcatatcatatcaatgTCCCTTTCcataaaaatatccaaatatgaaacagatgacgcagactctgtaatgtcttttatttcagattcactgggatatatcaaGTTGACGTAAGTTTGGAAGTAACGAAGTAACGattgttaattgatatttttttgaataaattctgcttcatatgaaTACAAAAATTGGTCTGCGAACAATTTGGggcaattggtacccatgggtcatattatatgaataattgtcaaaatgttttattcacATTAGTAACCCCGAAATTGGATATTTTAGCcactaaaaaatataattttcttcaaaaaattagGATAAAGAGATGaattggacattttttatattatattattttccatttcttattgtttacaatgcaagGGTTATGCAAAAGTTCAGGTAGAGcaaaaaattagatttaaaagAGAAACAGagtttatacttttttatgctGAATGGCTCTAatgatgtttttgtttacaaatataggTTGCTGACTAGAGgaataatgttaaaaaacagACTGGGAAGTGACACTGTAATCGTGCAAATATAAACTTATTATGTTATTCCATGAACTGAAATGTGTCTGAAAGGTTTCAAAATGGTCACTAATTAGCAAAGGAATACTGTTCAGTCATCATTTTAGACCTATAAGATAATATTTTGACTATTACATGGTACTTTTTGTGGTACTTAACAATTTTCTGATTgaaaaatgaaggaaaaaaaGTATA
This region includes:
- the LOC117689723 gene encoding uncharacterized protein; this translates as MKPYFSERLLLYIVVMIARQSVYSLECIQWTSSRDGKYRSHCYEYLQETSNSTFEAEAICKMSGGQLAPFVDEFQFNFWRDFLPTVRSEIIIGVNDLVQEGVWTSFDGTPVDNLPWNPRQPNGDRDQNCVVINAEPPGYSVGEPFKLQDKECSETFDGFLCYRDALCFTNCEWRCRTDCFWFISQKANWTFHGANAQCKEQDGVLASVASLKEFEFLKNAFLGFQTYMGIRSAWLGVHFIDGQYRNVNGDDFPVDVLNVTSDPPEDSCLQFGQKSVLYNDLYSFHSCDTSGSMAGICTRSKLGFRWYTEKNSTSDAYIRNALQIDKSETTTEIIKRISASDGRVSSTGIGCVGVSVIVAVMAFVVILDCGQRQKIDGKKKRKRHIHNISHNNENIRGRSKMTTKV